The following are from one region of the Microbacterium sp. cx-55 genome:
- a CDS encoding nuclease-related domain-containing protein — protein MGTLESRHRAVSIAATIVMVVVSVVNAVSWALAGLTSQAWAFVAVGLLIGVFLLWPVCRRRITGWSRAWILLLFVVQAFGGWTTFSIVQLAVPASLAQIHVVWVVLFLVAFVTREIADASIGVARRADVRRDARRAEQRRIEANRERELEYSRRVERAHSAVAQASRPGALTGYEPDDLAGVSLGQPPHMYGVPGVGLEAAGYPEVATELGRQGERNFAKALAKAGLLDRFATFWSVHMPDQTLGASAEFPTDVDCVIITGRSVFLIDVKNFAQGDVTWVTEAVDDGDGRSHHQLVAVDNVTGGYVGQPRWMTRNMQFATDRFGARFTGSGIRLRVQPLVVMMPRPEGLGVVEGVMWPDAVPTVGLPDALALLAKERPFDPTGRDSELLRAMLKTLIKDDSGTAPMPRITRP, from the coding sequence CGCTGCGACGATCGTCATGGTCGTGGTTTCTGTCGTCAATGCGGTGAGCTGGGCGCTCGCGGGACTGACGAGTCAGGCGTGGGCGTTCGTCGCGGTGGGGTTGCTCATCGGAGTGTTCCTGCTGTGGCCGGTGTGCCGTCGCCGCATCACCGGGTGGTCGCGCGCGTGGATTCTTCTCCTCTTCGTCGTGCAGGCGTTCGGCGGCTGGACGACGTTCTCGATCGTGCAGCTGGCGGTGCCGGCATCCCTTGCTCAGATTCATGTCGTGTGGGTGGTGCTCTTCCTCGTTGCGTTCGTGACGCGCGAGATCGCGGATGCATCGATCGGAGTGGCGCGGCGTGCCGACGTGCGGCGAGATGCGCGGCGCGCGGAGCAGCGGCGGATCGAAGCGAATCGCGAACGCGAGCTGGAGTACTCGCGACGGGTCGAACGCGCGCACAGCGCGGTGGCGCAGGCGAGCCGGCCGGGTGCGTTGACGGGGTACGAGCCCGATGATCTTGCGGGGGTCTCGCTGGGGCAACCGCCGCACATGTACGGCGTTCCGGGCGTCGGACTCGAGGCGGCCGGGTATCCCGAAGTGGCCACGGAGCTGGGCCGGCAGGGCGAGCGCAACTTCGCGAAGGCGCTCGCGAAGGCCGGTCTTCTCGACCGCTTCGCGACGTTCTGGTCTGTGCACATGCCCGATCAGACGCTGGGGGCCAGCGCCGAGTTTCCGACAGACGTCGACTGCGTGATCATCACGGGCCGATCCGTGTTCTTGATCGACGTGAAGAATTTCGCGCAGGGCGACGTCACCTGGGTCACGGAGGCGGTGGATGACGGCGACGGCCGATCGCATCACCAGCTCGTCGCCGTCGACAACGTCACGGGCGGCTACGTCGGCCAGCCGCGGTGGATGACCCGGAACATGCAGTTCGCCACCGACCGGTTCGGGGCACGATTCACCGGGAGCGGCATCCGGCTCCGGGTGCAGCCGCTCGTCGTGATGATGCCGCGCCCCGAAGGTCTCGGGGTCGTCGAGGGAGTGATGTGGCCGGATGCGGTGCCCACCGTGGGGCTTCCGGATGCGCTCGCGCTTCTCGCGAAGGAGCGTCCGTTCGATCCGACGGGGCGAGACAGTGAGCTGCTCCGGGCGATGCTGAAGACGCTCATCAAGGATGACAGCGGAACTGCTCCCATGCCGCGGATCACGCGTCCCTGA
- a CDS encoding LuxR C-terminal-related transcriptional regulator: MIDAVRRELSAGRTEAAARLLRRNWLRLVLESRTSELEELCIEFPDGHDPHILLIRACCRDLAGDQHGAAFLRGQGMRVAADDFVVCFTTLLLAPDNATKAATADRARDALAQCGPEDDYPSALFLLGWTEVRLRRNFADAITLLRSASDEARLQSREETFRLAQSNLAFALTQAGAFTEAERILDGLPTAPRQSDWDRFEGGLPQSNRGTIAFWRGDFPEAVRLLDSIVVEGSPGNDFEAQARLYLTLSLIALGRAERYPEAARLLQGVSAADKHGISWGTLRSVVGAWLAHAEGRDERALAIAAPALVRTGAAVAHALLGELYARLDEFDRARQALALAAAMPLPQYALVSTLVTSAVLSAASGRGRQAHEYLDRALELAAREGVLAPFLTSDPTVGDLLAAHAKRGSPHDPLLRAIFAQRDTLSRLVTGILTPREREVLAYLRTTMTAEEIATRMDIGYPTVKTHIRAIYHKLDVRTRRAAIQVADSR, from the coding sequence ATGATCGACGCCGTGCGCCGGGAACTCTCCGCCGGGAGGACCGAGGCCGCGGCTCGTCTTCTGCGGCGGAACTGGCTTCGCCTCGTGCTGGAGTCTCGGACGAGCGAGCTCGAAGAGCTCTGCATCGAGTTTCCCGACGGCCACGACCCGCACATCCTGCTGATCCGGGCGTGCTGCAGAGATCTGGCCGGCGATCAGCACGGCGCCGCATTCCTCCGCGGGCAGGGGATGCGCGTCGCCGCGGACGACTTCGTCGTGTGCTTCACGACCCTTCTCCTCGCGCCCGACAACGCCACGAAGGCGGCCACCGCAGATCGCGCGCGCGACGCCCTCGCCCAGTGCGGACCGGAAGACGACTACCCGTCCGCGCTGTTCCTGCTCGGCTGGACGGAAGTGCGTCTTCGGCGGAACTTCGCCGACGCGATCACTCTTCTGCGCTCCGCCAGCGACGAGGCGCGCCTGCAGTCGCGCGAGGAGACGTTTCGGCTCGCGCAGTCGAACCTCGCATTCGCGCTCACCCAGGCGGGCGCCTTCACCGAGGCTGAGCGGATTCTCGACGGGCTCCCCACCGCGCCCCGGCAGAGTGACTGGGATCGCTTCGAGGGCGGCCTGCCGCAGTCCAACCGCGGAACCATCGCGTTCTGGCGCGGCGACTTTCCGGAGGCCGTTCGACTTCTGGACTCGATCGTCGTCGAGGGAAGCCCCGGCAACGATTTCGAGGCGCAGGCCCGGCTCTACCTGACGTTGAGCCTGATCGCCCTGGGGCGGGCGGAGCGTTACCCCGAGGCAGCGCGTCTCCTGCAGGGCGTCAGCGCGGCCGACAAACACGGCATCTCCTGGGGCACGCTGCGAAGCGTCGTCGGCGCCTGGCTCGCGCACGCCGAGGGGCGCGACGAGCGGGCGCTGGCGATCGCCGCTCCCGCCCTGGTGCGAACCGGAGCGGCCGTCGCACACGCTCTCCTCGGCGAGCTCTACGCGCGGCTCGACGAGTTCGACCGTGCCCGACAGGCGCTTGCCCTCGCCGCCGCGATGCCTCTCCCGCAGTACGCGCTCGTGAGCACGCTAGTCACCTCGGCCGTGCTCAGCGCCGCATCCGGTCGCGGACGACAGGCGCACGAGTATCTCGACCGCGCCCTGGAGCTGGCCGCGCGGGAGGGCGTTCTGGCGCCCTTCCTCACGTCCGACCCGACGGTCGGCGATCTTCTCGCCGCGCACGCGAAACGAGGGTCGCCGCACGACCCGCTCCTGCGCGCGATCTTCGCGCAACGCGACACCCTCTCGCGGCTCGTCACCGGAATCCTGACCCCGCGGGAACGCGAGGTGCTCGCCTACCTCCGCACCACGATGACCGCCGAAGAGATCGCCACGCGAATGGACATCGGCTACCCGACGGTCAAAACGCACATCCGCGCCATCTATCACAAGCTCGACGTCCGCACCCGACGAGCCGCGATCCAGGTCGCAGACTCCCGGTAG
- a CDS encoding SulP family inorganic anion transporter, whose protein sequence is MRVLIPGLNRHNVAGELLAGVTLVAIAIPLNIGYAQIAGLPASAGLYALVVPALVWALLASSRQLVVSSDAASASLVASSLGGLAVAGSQSYAVMALAQAVICGVVFLLMAVFRLGFLATFLSKPILVGFVGGLSLDILVSQVAKALGVHVDSGAEFTAKVVALATGLADANPWSMLIAGSAAAILLIGQRLFRAVPWALVVMVAATSAVALTHADAAGVQVLGAVPAGPPDLTWPVLDAAQWLVLVPSALALAMVASAEGLLVSRSYGEKHQYATRPNRDLFAFGVASIAAGASGSFALGASTSRTAAMDRAGSRTQLPSLVLAGGTLLLLLFGTDLLAEIPAPAIGAIVGVAILPLLGFRELRRLWRLSRFEFWIAVVCFVVTLTVGSIAGIVVAFVLALINLARRAATPTIDVLADDGNPAHALVEGTTAGQTTAAGTIIIRMAAPLFFANGAVFTQAVKSAITDAGGPDDVLRLVVDMEAVTDVDVTGADEFDGLRTWLAAARIELEFSRVRSNARARLARFGVVRAGDTVFSTNRAAASASLASSEGN, encoded by the coding sequence ATGCGAGTTCTCATTCCGGGCCTGAACCGGCACAACGTGGCGGGCGAACTCCTCGCCGGCGTGACGTTGGTCGCGATCGCGATCCCGTTGAACATCGGCTACGCGCAGATCGCCGGGCTGCCCGCATCCGCGGGTCTGTACGCCCTCGTGGTTCCCGCCCTGGTGTGGGCGCTGCTGGCGTCATCGCGGCAGCTGGTGGTGTCGTCGGATGCGGCGTCGGCGTCGCTGGTCGCGTCGTCGCTCGGGGGCCTGGCCGTCGCGGGCTCGCAGAGCTACGCGGTCATGGCGTTGGCGCAAGCGGTCATCTGCGGGGTCGTCTTCCTGTTGATGGCGGTGTTTCGGCTCGGCTTCCTGGCGACCTTCCTGTCGAAGCCGATCCTGGTCGGTTTCGTCGGCGGACTCTCGCTCGACATCCTCGTCTCGCAGGTCGCGAAGGCGCTGGGCGTGCACGTCGATTCCGGCGCGGAGTTCACGGCGAAGGTCGTGGCTCTCGCGACCGGCCTCGCGGACGCCAACCCGTGGTCGATGCTCATCGCGGGGAGCGCCGCCGCGATCCTTCTGATCGGACAGCGGCTCTTTCGCGCCGTCCCGTGGGCGCTCGTCGTCATGGTCGCGGCCACCTCGGCCGTGGCGCTGACGCACGCCGATGCGGCCGGGGTGCAGGTGCTCGGTGCGGTACCCGCGGGGCCTCCGGATCTGACGTGGCCGGTGCTGGATGCGGCGCAGTGGCTGGTGCTCGTGCCCTCGGCCCTGGCTCTCGCGATGGTCGCTTCGGCCGAAGGCCTGCTCGTCTCCCGCTCCTACGGCGAGAAGCACCAGTACGCCACGCGGCCGAATCGCGATCTGTTCGCCTTCGGCGTCGCGAGCATCGCCGCGGGGGCGAGCGGATCGTTCGCGCTCGGGGCCTCGACGAGCCGCACCGCGGCGATGGACCGTGCGGGATCGCGCACGCAGTTGCCCTCGCTCGTCCTCGCCGGCGGCACCCTCCTGCTGCTCCTGTTCGGTACCGACCTGCTCGCCGAGATTCCGGCGCCCGCCATCGGCGCGATCGTCGGCGTCGCGATCCTGCCGTTGCTCGGTTTCCGAGAGCTCCGCCGACTGTGGCGGCTCTCGCGGTTCGAGTTCTGGATCGCCGTCGTGTGCTTCGTCGTCACGCTCACGGTCGGGTCGATCGCCGGCATCGTCGTGGCGTTCGTGCTCGCGTTGATCAATCTCGCGCGGCGGGCCGCGACCCCGACGATCGACGTGCTCGCCGACGACGGAAATCCCGCCCACGCGCTCGTCGAGGGCACGACGGCAGGCCAGACCACCGCGGCCGGGACCATCATCATCCGGATGGCGGCGCCCTTGTTCTTCGCGAACGGAGCCGTGTTCACGCAGGCGGTGAAGTCCGCGATCACGGATGCGGGCGGCCCGGACGACGTCCTCCGTCTCGTCGTCGATATGGAGGCCGTCACCGACGTCGATGTCACCGGCGCCGACGAGTTCGATGGTCTGCGCACCTGGCTTGCCGCCGCGCGGATCGAGCTCGAGTTCAGCCGGGTGCGCAGCAATGCGCGGGCGCGTCTCGCCCGATTCGGTGTCGTCCGCGCGGGCGACACGGTGTTTTCGACCAATCGCGCCGCCGCATCCGCTTCGCTCGCATCTTCGGAAGGAAACTGA
- a CDS encoding GAP family protein, whose translation MLSPVIGELLPLTLAIAVSPLTIVAVILMLLSPNARRTGPGFLIGWTLGVTTPVVVFVLIASALAPQGDSDGPDVVRAVVQFVLAALLLLLAVAQWRRRPQAGEEPALPKWMAAIDSFTFGRAFGLGLLLSVPRPKNLLVAASASVIIAGAGVPIGAEVVAIAVFVLCAVSTVLIPVVAFLVAADRLRQPMEALRRWLARENVVITTVLLVVIGVLMLGKGIGSL comes from the coding sequence GTGCTGAGTCCTGTCATCGGTGAGCTGCTTCCGCTCACCCTCGCCATCGCGGTGAGCCCGTTGACGATCGTGGCGGTCATCCTGATGCTGCTCTCGCCGAATGCGCGCCGGACCGGTCCGGGCTTTCTCATCGGCTGGACGCTCGGGGTCACGACCCCCGTCGTCGTCTTCGTGCTCATCGCGAGCGCGCTGGCCCCGCAGGGTGATTCCGACGGGCCCGATGTCGTGCGCGCCGTCGTGCAGTTCGTGCTCGCCGCTCTTCTTCTTCTTCTGGCCGTCGCGCAGTGGCGCCGTCGGCCGCAGGCCGGTGAAGAGCCGGCGCTCCCGAAGTGGATGGCGGCGATCGATTCGTTCACGTTCGGCCGTGCGTTCGGTCTGGGTCTGCTGCTCTCTGTTCCGCGCCCCAAGAACCTCCTTGTCGCGGCGAGCGCCAGCGTGATCATCGCCGGAGCGGGGGTGCCGATCGGGGCGGAGGTCGTCGCGATCGCCGTGTTCGTGCTGTGCGCGGTGTCGACCGTGCTCATCCCGGTCGTTGCCTTCCTCGTCGCGGCTGACCGACTGCGGCAGCCCATGGAGGCCCTCCGCCGGTGGCTCGCCCGAGAGAACGTGGTGATCACCACGGTGCTCCTCGTGGTCATCGGAGTACTGATGCTCGGTAAAGGCATCGGCTCGCTCTGA
- a CDS encoding PLDc N-terminal domain-containing protein, with protein sequence MQFWDILGWMLWSVVFVSYLFALFAIVGDLFRDHALSGWWKAVWILFLIFVPLLTALVYLIARGSGMAARSDRAARSAQTAAESYIREVAGRSPSDEIAAAAALRDAGSISPDEFAVLKAKALA encoded by the coding sequence ATGCAATTCTGGGACATCCTCGGCTGGATGCTGTGGTCTGTGGTCTTCGTCAGCTACCTGTTCGCCCTCTTCGCGATCGTCGGCGATCTGTTCCGCGATCACGCGCTCAGCGGGTGGTGGAAGGCCGTCTGGATTCTGTTCCTGATCTTCGTTCCGCTCCTAACGGCGCTCGTCTACCTCATCGCCCGCGGGTCGGGCATGGCGGCGCGCAGCGACCGGGCCGCGCGATCCGCGCAGACGGCGGCCGAGTCGTACATCCGCGAGGTCGCCGGGCGCAGCCCCAGCGACGAGATCGCGGCGGCGGCGGCTCTGCGGGACGCCGGCTCGATCAGCCCGGACGAGTTCGCGGTCCTGAAGGCGAAGGCGCTGGCATGA
- a CDS encoding SHOCT domain-containing protein, which yields MAFLRRVGRPGLIGLAARTAVVAGTATAVSGGIAAHQQKKAHDEFEAEQHAAEQPAAASVDLVAELQKLGDLRAAGVLDDAEFAAAKARLLH from the coding sequence GTGGCGTTCCTGCGCAGGGTCGGGCGTCCTGGCCTGATCGGGCTCGCGGCGCGCACGGCCGTCGTCGCGGGCACGGCCACCGCGGTGAGCGGAGGAATCGCCGCTCACCAGCAGAAGAAGGCGCACGACGAGTTCGAGGCCGAACAACACGCGGCCGAGCAGCCGGCGGCCGCATCCGTCGACCTCGTCGCCGAACTGCAGAAGCTCGGCGACCTGCGCGCCGCGGGCGTGCTGGACGACGCCGAATTCGCCGCCGCGAAAGCGCGTCTGCTCCATTGA
- a CDS encoding DUF1214 domain-containing protein has product MTAIPVNVVNFARAETDLMFARLAAGVGVGVWNHTYELKPLDDQPIIRQNRDTLYSSAIVDVRDGVTVTLPDTGDRYISVWVISQDHYGPVILRDPGTHVLTRELVGTDYAALIVRILVDPNSPDDVAEVNALQNALRIDGGGAGAFPLPEYDEPSQTETRDAILTLARGVSKYDHSFGTEAEVDPILHLLGTASGWGGLPEYEATYVSVDEGLPVDEYRLRLKDVPVEAFWSVSLYNAAGYFEENALRVNSINSLTATPDADGAVSIRFGVQLDGADNALPIMPGWNYVLRLYRPLPSVLDGTWTPPRPEVI; this is encoded by the coding sequence GTGACTGCCATCCCCGTCAATGTCGTGAACTTCGCCCGCGCCGAGACCGACCTCATGTTCGCGCGGCTCGCCGCGGGTGTGGGGGTCGGGGTGTGGAACCACACCTACGAGCTGAAGCCGCTCGACGATCAGCCCATCATTCGCCAGAACCGCGACACGCTCTACAGCAGCGCGATCGTCGACGTTCGGGACGGCGTGACCGTCACGCTCCCCGATACCGGCGATCGTTACATCTCCGTGTGGGTGATCAGCCAGGACCACTACGGTCCGGTGATCCTTCGCGACCCCGGCACGCACGTGCTCACCCGCGAGCTGGTCGGCACCGATTACGCCGCGCTCATCGTGCGCATCCTCGTCGACCCGAACAGTCCCGACGACGTCGCCGAGGTGAACGCGCTGCAGAATGCGCTGCGCATCGACGGCGGCGGTGCGGGCGCGTTCCCGCTGCCCGAGTACGACGAACCGTCGCAGACCGAAACGCGTGACGCGATCCTCACGCTCGCGCGGGGTGTCAGCAAGTACGACCACTCCTTCGGCACCGAGGCGGAGGTCGACCCGATCCTGCACCTGCTCGGCACCGCGTCGGGGTGGGGTGGCCTGCCCGAGTACGAGGCGACGTACGTCAGCGTCGACGAGGGCCTTCCCGTTGACGAGTACCGCCTCCGGCTCAAAGATGTACCCGTGGAAGCGTTCTGGTCCGTGTCGCTGTACAACGCGGCGGGTTACTTCGAAGAGAACGCGCTCCGCGTCAACAGCATCAACAGTCTCACGGCGACGCCGGATGCGGATGGTGCGGTCAGCATCCGGTTCGGCGTGCAGCTCGACGGCGCCGACAACGCGCTGCCGATCATGCCGGGCTGGAACTATGTGCTGCGCCTGTACCGCCCGCTCCCGTCCGTTCTCGACGGCACGTGGACGCCGCCGCGTCCCGAAGTGATCTGA
- a CDS encoding tyrosine-protein phosphatase, with protein MTGEPSRRVQIQSAPNLRDLGGLVTPDGPTKSGVVYRSATLSSLTDADASALAALGVRTVYDLRTADEVQAAPDRLPEQIERVPLDVLADSSLSVAARLGDLSGDPRAFAASLAGGQAERLFEETYRDLVRLPSALAGYRAFLLGLLDESREGAALFHCTTGKDRTGWAAASLLSVAGVGADDVYADYLQTNTDLLPALEPVFRQAEEHGVDREVLMPVLGVRESYLDAAFAQMRAQFGTIEGYATDGLGLSGDELARLRALLV; from the coding sequence ATGACGGGCGAGCCCAGCCGGAGAGTGCAGATTCAGAGCGCTCCCAACCTCCGTGATCTCGGCGGCCTTGTCACTCCCGACGGGCCGACCAAGAGCGGAGTCGTGTACCGGTCGGCGACGCTGTCTTCGCTGACGGATGCGGACGCGTCGGCCCTCGCCGCCCTGGGCGTGCGGACGGTCTACGACCTGCGCACCGCCGACGAGGTGCAGGCTGCCCCCGACCGCCTGCCGGAACAGATCGAGCGCGTCCCGCTCGACGTGCTCGCCGACAGTTCGCTCAGCGTCGCGGCGCGGCTGGGAGACCTCTCGGGAGATCCGCGGGCATTCGCGGCGTCGCTCGCCGGGGGTCAGGCCGAGCGCCTCTTCGAGGAGACCTACCGCGATCTGGTGCGGCTTCCGTCGGCGCTTGCGGGGTATCGCGCGTTCTTGCTCGGGCTGCTCGATGAGAGCCGCGAGGGAGCAGCGCTGTTCCACTGCACCACCGGGAAGGACCGCACGGGGTGGGCGGCCGCCTCGCTCCTGTCGGTCGCGGGGGTCGGCGCAGACGATGTGTATGCGGACTACCTGCAGACCAACACCGATCTGCTTCCCGCGCTCGAGCCGGTGTTCCGCCAAGCGGAGGAGCACGGCGTGGATCGTGAGGTGCTGATGCCGGTGCTCGGGGTGCGCGAGAGCTACCTGGATGCGGCGTTCGCTCAGATGCGCGCGCAGTTCGGAACGATCGAGGGGTACGCGACGGATGGCCTGGGCCTGAGCGGCGACGAGCTCGCCCGGCTGCGCGCCCTGCTCGTCTGA
- a CDS encoding HNH endonuclease signature motif containing protein, producing the protein MGRDGIIGFSDADQATLSEIAHAVEQANAAVAASKAQLTRALARAEELARTQSAGSPRRVRDHDMAQRAIALELGARSRVSDRTMQRRMNAAAELVGDYPLALNALADGRIHEGHVRLIVETGAILPPEARRAFDAEAVRRCETDTPGRVRAGLQILAERLHPRTLTERHAEAREERRVFLTPLADGMSHLGLIVPTVIGEGIYDRATRMARALIDLRAQAADRLRESRAAGLPDDPEDTAYAADTRTIDQVRADLLADMALTAQPNADPTRTDDGPGTLGAIRAHVQVVVPVLTLLGTDQSPADLAGRAPIDADTARRLAGSSTTGWDRILTHPVTGQVLAVDRRDIPPILRRQITGRDQRCRAPGCAAPAIRCEIDHVRDWAEGGPTRTDNLQCLCQRHHSMKQFTAWRVQMFDDGVVEWTSPLGARYPDPSPPTAVHFTPDDERSPYRDVMTTARRDNEPPPWENSV; encoded by the coding sequence ATGGGCCGCGACGGGATCATCGGATTCAGCGACGCCGACCAGGCGACGCTGAGCGAGATCGCGCACGCCGTCGAACAGGCGAATGCCGCCGTCGCCGCATCGAAGGCGCAGCTGACTCGAGCCCTCGCTCGGGCCGAGGAACTGGCTCGAACGCAGAGCGCGGGCTCGCCGCGCAGGGTGCGCGACCACGACATGGCCCAGCGCGCGATCGCTCTCGAACTCGGCGCACGCTCGCGGGTCTCCGACCGCACCATGCAGCGCCGGATGAACGCGGCCGCTGAACTCGTCGGCGACTATCCCCTCGCCCTCAATGCCCTCGCCGACGGCCGCATCCACGAGGGGCACGTACGCCTGATCGTCGAAACCGGCGCGATCCTCCCACCCGAGGCGCGCCGCGCGTTCGACGCGGAAGCCGTGCGGCGGTGCGAGACGGACACCCCCGGGCGCGTTCGGGCCGGGCTACAGATCCTCGCCGAACGTCTGCACCCCCGCACCCTCACCGAACGCCACGCCGAGGCACGCGAAGAGCGCCGCGTGTTCCTCACTCCCCTGGCCGACGGAATGAGCCACCTCGGACTCATCGTGCCCACCGTCATCGGCGAAGGCATCTACGACCGCGCGACCCGGATGGCCCGTGCACTCATCGATCTGAGAGCACAGGCCGCCGACCGGCTGCGCGAATCCCGCGCCGCCGGGCTCCCCGACGACCCCGAAGACACGGCGTACGCCGCCGACACCCGCACGATCGACCAGGTGCGCGCCGATCTCCTCGCCGACATGGCCCTCACCGCCCAGCCCAACGCCGATCCCACCCGCACCGACGATGGTCCGGGCACCCTGGGTGCGATCCGGGCGCACGTGCAGGTCGTCGTACCCGTACTCACCCTCCTCGGCACCGACCAATCCCCCGCCGACCTCGCCGGACGCGCACCCATCGACGCCGACACCGCCCGTCGCCTCGCCGGCAGCTCCACCACCGGCTGGGACCGCATCCTCACCCACCCGGTCACCGGGCAGGTCCTGGCCGTCGATCGGCGTGACATCCCCCCGATCCTGCGCCGACAGATCACCGGCCGCGACCAGCGATGCCGGGCACCCGGATGCGCCGCACCCGCCATCCGCTGCGAAATCGATCACGTCCGTGATTGGGCCGAGGGCGGACCCACCCGCACCGACAACCTGCAATGCCTCTGCCAACGACACCACTCCATGAAACAGTTCACCGCCTGGCGCGTGCAGATGTTCGACGACGGGGTCGTCGAATGGACATCGCCGCTCGGCGCGAGGTATCCCGATCCGTCGCCACCCACCGCGGTGCACTTCACACCCGACGACGAGCGGTCACCCTACCGAGACGTCATGACGACGGCGCGACGAGACAACGAACCACCACCGTGGGAGAACTCCGTCTAA
- a CDS encoding amidase family protein — MNTDRTRLAASASAPSPKKKAMKTTTTRTIAAAAVLGAIAATTAISPAFAAPTATAASDAAMLAPYYTELDVTGDQQVTTADLDAASAQLGLTSTAPEWTTFGKLDSDANGTLTVADLAALSQRMIYDDGPFELIEASVIDMQAAMNAGVTTSVAITQAYLDRIAAYDDTPVAVGQRALNSVITTSTVALDAAAAADAARAENGMTSMLLGVPVAVKDNYDTVDMVTTAGCGCWNDNQTATDAHMVEGLRARGAVILAKASLDEFAFGFESQFSSFQKPGTSVFVASPYNTAQTAGGSSGGTGAAISANLAGIGFGTDTGGSIRVPSSYNQLVGVRPTVGLASRDGIVPLALTQDTGGPMTRTVLDAAVALDAVAGVDPADAVTQRQTGLVPESYTSSLSDTALEGKRIGYVAAMFDPSLTNPRATANATVLREWAETRAVLEAQGATVVEITPPAAFANVLNEGSGSTNEFKHDLDQYIATHLDPDVTARSLEGILANGNFVPSRATTYTTRNAVTPETYQAWAGPTGTHTTQLAAGKVLVTQMLDGQNLDAMVYPSAAPYGTVATNLRLSPNTGMPAVTVPMGQATDADGTTPIIGANVNLEFLGRDFTEGTLLGFAYDFEQATHARTTPTLFPALG, encoded by the coding sequence ATGAACACCGATCGCACGCGCCTCGCCGCATCCGCATCCGCTCCTTCCCCCAAGAAGAAGGCCATGAAGACCACCACCACCCGCACCATCGCCGCCGCCGCGGTGCTCGGCGCGATCGCCGCGACAACGGCGATCTCGCCCGCGTTCGCCGCGCCCACGGCCACCGCCGCATCCGACGCCGCGATGCTCGCGCCGTACTACACCGAACTCGACGTCACCGGCGACCAGCAGGTGACCACGGCCGACCTCGACGCCGCATCCGCCCAGCTCGGACTCACGAGCACCGCACCCGAGTGGACCACCTTCGGCAAGCTCGACAGCGACGCCAACGGCACCCTCACGGTCGCCGACCTCGCCGCCCTCTCGCAGCGGATGATCTACGACGACGGACCCTTCGAGCTCATCGAAGCATCCGTCATCGACATGCAGGCCGCGATGAACGCCGGCGTCACCACCTCGGTCGCGATCACCCAGGCCTACCTCGACCGCATCGCCGCCTACGACGACACCCCCGTCGCCGTGGGCCAGCGCGCGCTCAACTCAGTCATCACCACCAGCACCGTCGCCCTCGACGCCGCAGCAGCCGCCGACGCGGCGCGGGCCGAGAACGGCATGACCAGCATGCTGCTCGGCGTGCCGGTCGCCGTGAAAGACAACTACGACACCGTCGACATGGTGACCACGGCCGGATGCGGATGCTGGAACGACAACCAGACCGCCACCGACGCGCACATGGTCGAGGGCCTCCGCGCCCGGGGCGCCGTCATCCTCGCCAAGGCGAGCCTCGACGAGTTCGCATTCGGATTCGAGTCGCAGTTCTCGTCCTTCCAGAAACCCGGCACCTCGGTCTTCGTCGCCAGCCCATACAACACCGCGCAGACCGCGGGCGGATCGAGCGGCGGCACGGGAGCGGCGATCTCTGCCAACCTCGCCGGCATCGGCTTCGGCACCGACACGGGCGGCTCCATCCGCGTGCCGTCGTCGTACAACCAGCTCGTCGGCGTGCGCCCGACCGTCGGACTCGCGAGCCGCGATGGCATCGTGCCCCTCGCCCTCACGCAAGACACCGGCGGACCGATGACCCGCACCGTGCTCGACGCCGCCGTCGCCCTCGACGCCGTCGCGGGCGTGGACCCGGCGGATGCGGTCACCCAGCGCCAGACCGGACTCGTGCCCGAGTCGTACACGTCGTCGCTGAGCGACACCGCCCTCGAGGGAAAGCGCATCGGCTACGTGGCCGCAATGTTCGACCCGTCGCTGACGAACCCGCGCGCCACGGCGAACGCCACCGTCCTGCGCGAATGGGCCGAGACCCGCGCGGTGCTCGAGGCACAGGGCGCGACCGTCGTCGAGATCACCCCGCCGGCCGCGTTCGCGAACGTGCTGAACGAAGGCTCCGGCTCGACCAACGAGTTCAAGCACGACCTCGACCAGTACATCGCGACCCACCTCGACCCGGACGTCACCGCCCGGTCACTGGAGGGGATCCTCGCGAACGGTAACTTCGTGCCGTCGCGCGCGACCACGTACACAACCCGGAACGCCGTCACCCCCGAGACGTACCAGGCGTGGGCAGGCCCGACGGGCACGCACACCACTCAGCTCGCCGCCGGCAAGGTGCTCGTCACCCAGATGCTCGACGGCCAGAACCTCGACGCCATGGTCTACCCGAGCGCCGCCCCCTACGGCACGGTCGCGACCAACCTGCGCCTCAGCCCCAACACCGGAATGCCCGCGGTCACCGTTCCGATGGGACAGGCCACGGATGCTGACGGCACCACCCCCATCATCGGCGCGAACGTCAACCTCGAGTTCCTCGGGCGCGACTTCACCGAAGGCACGCTGCTCGGCTTCGCGTACGACTTCGAGCAGGCCACCCACGCCCGCACGACGCCGACGCTGTTCCCCGCGCTGGGGTAG